CCACCTGCATTTTGTACAATTGTACGTAATGGTGCCTCGATAGCTTTAGATACAATCTGTATACCGGTAGTTTCATCTAAAGTTTCAGAAGTTAATTTCTCTAAAACTTTTTTAGCGCGTACTAATGCAACACCACCACCAGCAACAATACCTTCTTCTACAGCTGCACGAGTTGCATGAAGTGCATCATCTACACGATCTTTTTTCTCTTTCATCTCAACTTCACTTGCAGCACCTACATAAAGTACAGCAACACCACCAGAAAGTTTAGCTAAACGCTCTTGTAATTTTTCTTTATCGTAATCTGAAGTTGTAGTTTCAATTTGAGATTTAATCTGATTAACACGATTCTTAATCATGTCTTTATCTCCAGAACCATTTACAACTGTTGTGTTATCCTTATCTATAGTTACAGTTTCTGCTGTACCTAATTGCTCGATAGTTGCATTTTCAAGAGTAAAGCCTCTTTCTTCAGAAATTACCTGACCACCAGTTAGGATTGCTATATCTTCAAGCATTGCTTTACGACGGTCTCCAAATCCTGGTGCTTTTACAGCTGCAATTTTTAAAGAACCGCGTAATTTATTTACTACAAGAGTTGCCAATGCTTCACCGTCTACATCTTCTGCAATAATTAACAACGGCTTACCTGTTTGAGCAACTGGCTCTAAAACTGGTAATAAATCTTTCATAGAAGACACCTTCTTATCTACTAAAAGAATATAAGGGTTCTCTAAGTCTGTTGTCATCTTTTCGCTATCTGTAACAAAGTATGGCGATAAGAAACCACGGTCAAACTGCATACCTTCGACAACATCTACATACGTATCTGTTCCTTTAGCTTCTTCAACAGTGATAACACCTTCTTTTCCTACTTTACCAAATGCCTGTGCAATAAGCTCACCAATTTGGTCATCATTGTTTGCAGAAATAGATGCCACTTGCTTAATTTTTTCTGAAGAGTTACCTACTTCTTTAGATTGCTTTGCAAGGTCTTTTGTTAATGCCTCTACAGCTTTATCTATACCGCGTTTTAGGTCCATTGGGTTAGCACCTGCAGCAACATTCTTTAAACCTTCTGCTACTATTGCTTGAGCCAAAACTGTAGCAGTAGTTGTACCGTCTCCAGCTAAATCATTAGTTTTTGAAGCTACTTCTTTAACCATTTGCGCTCCCATATTTTCAAGAGCGTCTTCTAATTCTATTTCCTTAGCAACACTAACACCATCTTTTGTAACCTGTGGTGCTCCAAATGATTTGCTAATAATTACGTTACGACCTTTTGGTCCTAGAGTTACTTTTACTGCGTTAGCTAAAGCATCGACACCGCGTTTAATGCCGTCTCTTGCTGCTAAATCAAATTTTATATCTTTTGCCATTTTATAAATTCTTTATGCATAAGCCTTAGTTGGTAAACTAATGCTTTATACTGTTTTTACTTTAATTAAATTGAAAATGTGTAACATCCTAAAATGGACTACACTATTTTATATTTAGATTACTGCAAGAATATCATCTTCACGCATCATTAGGTAATCATTACCTTCTAATTTAAGCTCTGTTCCAGAGTACTTACCGTAAAGAACAATATCTCCGACCTTAACGGTCATGTCGTGGTCTTTTTTACCGCCACCTACAGCGACAACTTTACCTTTTTGTGGTTTTTCCTTTGCTGTTTCTGGGATATATATTCCAGAAGCAGTTTGAGTTTCAGCGGCTTGAGGCTCTACTAAAACACGATCTGATAATGGTTTAATGTTAAGTGCCATTGTCTTTATTTTTAGTTATTAGTTAAATTAATTTTTTGACTTAATACTATTCCAAAAGTATGCCACCACTACGCTTATGACATATAACAAACAAAAAATGCCAGCTTGTCATAAGCTGGCATTTTGTATTGTAAATATGTCTTTAAAACTACTGTACGCTATCTGTAGCTTGTGTTGTAGTTTCAGCATCGTTTGTTGCAGGTGTAGATTGCGGAAGTGTTGTTGCAGGTACTGCATCTTCATCTAAAATACGAGACTCTGTACTTACAGCGCCACCAAATAAATTAATGTTAGACAAAAGGATTAATGCTAACATTACAGTTGCAAGTGTCCACGTACTTTTATCTAAAAAGTCGGTTGTTTTTTTAACACCACCTAATTGTTGTGTACCACCACCACCGAAAGATGAAGATAAACCGCCACCTTTTGGGTTTTGTACCATTATTACGACGATTAGCAAAAATGCTACGATAACTATTAGGACTAAGAATATTGTAAACGTGCTCATTATTATTGTTTTTCTATCAGGGTTTCTATTTCCCGAATTTGGTCTGCAAAGAAACTACTTTTTTCGGGATTTTTCAAAATTAATATTTTATATGCTTGAATTGCTTTCTTATAATTTTTCTGCTCTAAGTAAACTCTTGCCAAAGTAGCCGTCATTAGGCTTTCTTGAGGCACTTCGTTGTCTTTTAAAAAGTTAGCATTAAGTGGTGTTTTCTTAGGAACTATCTTAGGATTTGAAGCAATAAAATTATCTATTAATTCAAATTTCTTCGCTTTTTCGTCACTTTCTGCCCTATTTCCTATTTTAGAGTCTGAAACTGGGTTTTCTAATGTTTCAGAAGATCTGTCTATAGGCTTTACAGCTGTTAGTTGTAACCACTCAGAAAAGCTATGAGACTCAGACTTATCAAATTCTAATGGTTTTCCAATTTGAAGCTTATCCTTTATCTCTTCTTCTGAAGCTTGATTTACTTTTACCGCTTCATCTGCACTTAAATCCTCTTCTTTAGGTGCTTTTTTTAAAGGTTTTGCTGGCAATTCAAACAAATCTTCGTCAAATACTTGATGCGCCTCTTTAAGTTTCATCTTTATTGCATCATCAATAGCTACACTTTTTTGAGTGATAACTTCTTCGGGCTCAAAGACTGTAATATTTCTTAAATAGTCATCTCGAGATTGAAGGGTGTTTGCAATTTCATTTTGTGAAAATTCTTCTGAAGTAATGTATTCAAACAAAACACTTCTATCTACTGTATGTGCTGCAGTAGTCTTTAGCTCTTTATTATAGGAAAAGCTTTCTGAATCTTTTAAGCCTTTTAACTGCATAGCCCTTGCAGATTGCATATACGGAAACTCTTCCACGATTGCCTCTAGGGCTCTAGTTTGAGATGCAGTTAGTTTTGAGGGCTGCTGTAAAAGTGCTATAAATTCTGTTGTATTCAAATTACCAGTTTGCTAATGTTGCATTAAAAATGTCTTGTGTAAGACGTTCATAGATTTCATCTAAAGCTGTAGCTAAAGTGCTTCCTATTAATTGTTGCCCACCAGGATAATCGTAGTAAAACGAAAAGCGTCTTTCCAGATCATTTTCTGGTTCGAGAGTATTTATAAACCTAATGTTTACAGATATTGTTAACCTGTTTTGTGCAGCTGTATTTTCTGCAACTGCTGTTATTGGCGCAATATAATACTCTGTAATTTCACCTTCATAAATTAAATCTGCACCTTCTGTAGACAAGCCTAAATTTGTTTGATTTTGAATAAGGTCTTGTAGCTCTAATCTAAACGTACGTTCTATTCCTGGCTCAACTATAGATGCGTTGTTGTTTATATAGTTAACCTGAAACGTCTTAGCCTCACCAACATCTGCTCCTGAGAAGGAATAAATTCCGCAAGATGTTATACTAAAAGCAAGGCATATAATAACAATAAGTTTTAATTTCATAACTGTGTGATTTACCATCTTTTAATGGTTTTAGTTTAGGTCGTATTGCTTAATTTTTCTATATAAAGTGCGCTCGCTTATTCCTAGTTCTTGTGCAGCGGCTTTTCGTTTTCCGCCGTGACGTTCTAAAGATTTTTTTATAAGTTCAAGTTCCTTGTCTTGTAAGGATAATGTTTCCTCTTCTTCTATTTCTTCAGCAAAATGATATTTGTCTTCTTTGCGTTCTGCTGGATGATTGTTTTCTGGGATTTGAAGGACCTCAAACTTGTCTTCTAATTCTTCCTCAAATTCTGCCACCTCATCATCTTCACCATAAATTTTTTGAATCAAGCTTTCATTATCTTCTTTAACCTGACTTGAATCTCCATTTTTCATTAACTCCATAGTGAGTTTTTTCAAGTCATTTAAATCACTTTTCATATCGAAAAGAACCTTGTATAAAATTTCGCGTTCATTACTAAAGTCGCTATCCTTTTTTGTTTTAGAAACCACAGCAGGTAAGTTTTTGCCCATATCTGGCAAATATTCTCTTAGTGAGCGAGCATCTACCTCTCTAGATTGCTCTAATACAGAAAGTTGTTCTGCAACATTTCTTAACTGTCTTATATTACCAGACCATCTGTAGTTTTGCAGTAATGCAGTTGCCTCATCTGTTAAACGCACGGTTGGCATTTTATATTTTAAGGCAAAGTCTGAAGCAAATTTTCTAAATAGCAAATGAATATCTTCTTCACGCTCTCTTAAAGGTGGCAACTCAATCTCGATTGTGCTTAACCTGTAATATAAATCTTCTCTAAATTTTTCTTTATTTATAGCTTCAAACATATTAACGTTTGTAGCTGCTACAATACGAACATTTGTTTTTTGAACTTTTGAAGATCCTACTTTTATAAACTCTCCATTTTCTAAAACACGTAATAAACGTACTTGAGTTGGTAGTGGTAACTCACCTACCTCATCTAAGAATATTGTACCACCATCTGCAACTTCAAAATAACCATTTCTAGTTTGTGTAGCTCCAGTAAAAGCACCTTTTTCATGACCAAAAAGTTCACTATCTATAGTTCCTTCTGGAATTGCACCACAGTTTACAGCTATATACTTGGCGTGTTTTCTATGCGAAAGGGAATGTATTATACGCGGTATACTTTCTTTACCTACACCACTTTCTCCTATAACCAATACAGAAATATCTGTAGGAGATACTTTTATTGCTTTCTCAATAGCTCGGTTAAGCTTGGTATCATTACCTATTATACCGAAACGTTGTTTTGTAACTTGAACTGACTCCATAATGCTGGTACCTGAAACTACAGGTTTAATTTAAAATTCTACTTAATTAGTACCACTATAGCCTATAGCATTACCAATTAACGTGGCACTTGTACAATCGTGAATTTTTACGTTTACTAAATCCCCTACTTTATAATGCTCTTTTGGAAATACTGCCACTGCATTTTGTGAAGTACGACCACTCCATTCTTTATCAGATTTTTTTGATTCTCTTTCAACAAGAACCTCTACAGTTTTACCAATATTCTTTTCAGTTTGAAGTTGACTTAGTTGTCTCTGCAATGCTACAACCTCAGAAAGCCTTCTTTTCTTCACCTCTTCTGGCACGTCATCTTCCATTTTACGACCAGCCATTGTACCAGGTCGTTCTGAATATTTGTACATATACCCGAAGTTATATTGTACTTTTTCCATTAACGATAATGTGTCTTTATGATCTTGCTCGGTTTCTGTAGGAAATCCTATAATCATATCTTGAGAGATACTACAATCTGGCATATAAGCCCTAATAGTATCAATTAAACTAAAATACTCTTCTCGCGTATGCAACCTATTCATTTCTTTAAGAATGCGATCGCTTCCGCTTTGCACAGGTAAGTGTATGTGTTTACAAATGTTGCTGTAGGCTGCCATTGTTTTAATCACATCTTCTGTCATATCCTGCGGATTAGATGTGGAAAAACGAATTCTCATATTAGGAAATGTTTCTGCAACCATTTTTAATAATTGCGGAAATCCTGTAGCGGTAGCCTGTTGCATAGGAGTTGCCTTGCTAAAGTCTTTTTTCATACCACCACCATACCAAAGGTAGCTATCTACATTTTGACCTAATAAGGTAATTTCTTTATAACCGTTTTCTGATAAGTTTCTAACTTCATCTAATATACTCTGTGGATCTCGACTGCGTTCTCTTCCTCTAGTAAAAGGCACAACACAAAACGTGCACATATTATCACAACCTCTTGTTATGGATACAAACGCAGATACACCGTTGGTTTGCAATCTCACTGGAGAGACATCTCCATACGTTTCGTCTTTAGATAAAATTACATTTACAGCATCTCTACCTTCCTCTACCTCTTTTATAAGGTTTGGTAAATCTTTATAAGCGTCTGGTCCTACAACTAGATCAACAATTTTTTCTTCTTCTAAAAACTTACTTTTTAAACGCTCTGCCATACATCCCAAAACACCAACTTTCATATTTGGGTTATGATCGCGTTTTACAGCATTATATTTCTCTAACCGCTTTCTTACAGTCTGTTCTGCTTTATCTCTAATTGAACAGGTATTTACCAAAACCAAATCTGCATCTTCTAAATTTGGAGTAGTATTAAAACCTTCTTTAGCCATTATAGAAGCTACAATTTCACTGTCGCTAAAATTCATAGCACAGCCATAACTTTCAATAAAAAGCTTACGCTTATTAGTAGCGTCCTGCTCTAAGACAAGGCTATTACCTTGTAATTTTTCATCTAAAATCTTTTCCATAACATCTTGCCTTCCGAAGAAATTGAATGCAAAGATAGGGCTTCATTGTCGAGTGACAAAGTGTCAGCTATTATTTATAGTTTTCTACGCAACGTTTTATGAAATTTTGCATCTTTAATGTATACTAAACAACTCACTATGAAAGCCTTTTACCGCATTAGCCTTTTTGTTATTTCACTGCTAATAGTTAGCTGTGTCCAAGATGATAATGGTGATTTTATTGATTATCAAGTTGCTATTCCTGTAACACAATCTTTAACAGATTTTAGAGCATCTGTAAGTATTGAAGATCCTCAACCAATACAGCAACCAGGAAAAATTTACACCTATGAAGATTATATATTTGTAAATGATTTTTTTCAAGGCATACATATTATTGACAACTCTAACCCTGAAAACCCAGTAAAACTTAGCTATCTAAAAATTCCTGCAAATCAAGATATTGCTGTAAAAGATGATATTCTATATGCAGATAGCGGAATAGATTTAGTGGCATTCAACATTTCGAACATCACTAATATTACAACTGTAGCCAGATTAGAAAATGTGTTTCCAACCTATAATGAGCTAACTCCAGAAGGTGCAGACTTTATAGATTATTCTACTTTTAATGCAGATGAAGATGTAATTGTTGGCTTTACCATAGAAACTAGAAGAGAAGTATTTTATGATACAGCCGTAGTTGAAGCGTCAAATGATGCTGGTTCTGGGAATACTGGACAAGGCGGATCTTTAGCTAGATTTAATATTACAGGAGATTTTCTGTATGCCGTAGACAATTTTAGCTTAAATGTTTTTGACATCACAAATCTTGACAACCCACAAGATTTAGGCGAAGAACACGTAGGCTGGCAAATTGAAACTATTTTTAGTTATGAAGACTATCTTTACATAGGTAGTACAGCAGGTATGTTCATTTATTCTTTAGACACACCTTCTAGCCCTACATACCAATCAGAAATATCTCATATTGTAGGTTGCGATCCTGTAGTTGTACAAGGTAACTTTGCTTATGTTACAATTCGTGGTGGTAATCTTTGCGGACAAGATCTAAGTATCCTAGAAGTTATAAACGTTGAAGATAAACAAAACCCTTTTATACTAGAACAATACAGCTTAGACCAACCTTATGGATTGGGTGTAAAAGATGATTTGGTTTTTGTTTGTGACCAAGGTGTAGGCTTACGTGTTTTTAACGCTAGCCAGACACCAGTTTTAGAACAAATTCAGCTTTTCGAAAATGCTACTGCATTAGATGTTATTCCACAAGACGATAAGTTGATTATGGTAAGCGAAACTTCAATTTTTCAATATTTATATACCGAAGACGGCCTAACATTGCTAAGTGAGTTTAACTTACTATAAATTAAGTTTATAAATATTTTAAATCTTTTTAATTCTGCTACCTTTGAGAAGCTAACTAAAACCAATTGTTATGTTTCAAGAATTACAAAGACGAATAGATACAGCCAAAGAATTAGATTTTGGCAGCATCTTTCAACGCAGTTTAGATTTATTTAAGGAAACTTGGGTACAAGGGCTTATTCTAACGCTAATAAGTATTGCTATCACGTTACCTTTAATAATGTTAATATACATTCCAATGATTGTATATGGCATAGCAGACCCAAGTGCTTTTGAACAAGGTGACCTTGCAGCTTTACCCATTTTTATAATGGCGATCACATTAATTGTGGTTATTGTAATAATCTCTGCTTTAAGTTTTGCGTTACAAGCTGCTTTTTTTAAAATGATTAAAAAAATAGACCACAAGGAAACTAATGAAGATGTAAATTTCTTCATGTACTTTAAACAACCATATTTAAAGAAATCTTTAATCCTTAGTTTAGCATTAATAGGTATAGCACTGGTATCTGCATTATTATGCTATTTACCTTTAATCTACGCTATTGTACCTCTTCAATTTTTTGTTTTATTTTTTGCATTTCATCCAGAATTAAGCATATCAGAAGTTATTAAGCTAAGTTTTAAGTTAGGTAACAAAAAATGGCTTATTACCTTTGGGTTAATTCTTGTTGCAGGAATTTTAGCCCAATTTGTGGGTATGTTACTTTGTTTTGTAGGCGTCTTTTTCACTGCATCTTTTGGCTACTTACCACTTTACCATATATATAAGGACGTTATAGGGTTTGATAATCAACCTGAAATTTTCGAAACAAACAGCATCTAAAACATTATAAATAAGACTATAAATTAACCGTTGGAAAGATATTTTTCACGGTTAATTTTTTTTTACCCTACTTTTGCACTCTCTTATATAGGAAATATGGCAAAGAATTTAGTGATTGTGGAGTCTCCGGCAAAAGCCAAGACAATTGAAAAATATTTAGGTAAAGATTATAAAGTAGAGTCTAGTTACGGACACATTGCAGATCTTCCCTCAAAAGAATTAGGTGTAGATGTAGAAGGTGATTTTTCTCCAAAATATGTAGTATCTAAAGACAAGAAAGATGTAGTTAGAAAACTAAAAAAACTTGCTAAAGATGCTGAAACTGTATGGCTAGCAAGTGATGAGGATCGCGAAGGAGAAGCTATTGCGTGGCACCTTTTTGAAGAATTAGACCTTAAAAGTGAAAGCACTAAGCGTATTGTATTTTCTGAAATTACTAAAACTGCAATCGAGCGTGCAATAAAAAACCCAAGAGGTATTAACTATAATTTAGTTAATGCACAGCAGGCAAGACGTATTTTAGATAGACTTGTAGGTTATGAGATTTCTCCAATTTTATGGAGAAAAGTAAAAGGAGGCCTTTCTGCAGGTAGAGTACAGTCTGTATCTGTTCGATTAATTGTTGAGAGAGAACGTGAAATATTAGATTTTTCTCCTGTTGGCTCTTACAGAGTAGATGCTGAATTTAAAACAGAAGACGGCGCTTCTTTTAAAGCAAAACTTCCAAAGAATTTTGACACTAAAGAAGATGCAGAAGCATTTTTAAAAGACAATTTAAATGCAGATTTTAAAGTAGGAGATCTTACTAAAAAACCTGCTAAGAAATCACCTGCACCACCATTTACAACATCTACCTTACAACAAGAAGCATCACGTAAATTATACTATTCTGTAAGTAAAACCATGACAATGGCACAACGCTTATATGAAGCTGGTATGATTACATATATGAGAACAGATAGTGTAAACCTTAGTGACCAAGCAAAGAAAGGTGCAGAGAAAGAAATAAAGAAAGCTTACGGAGACAACTTTCATAAATCTAGAAATTATAAAGGCAAAAGCAAAGGTGCACAAGAAGCACACGAAGCTATTAGACCAACAGATTTTTCTAAGCACACTATTTCTGGAGACAGTGATCAAGTAAGGCTTTACGAACTTATCTGGAAACGCGCAATTGCATCCCAAATGAGCGATGCGCAGTTAGAACGTACAAACGTAAAGGTAGAAGCAAACACTCACGACAAGCAGTTTACTGCTAACGGTGAAATGATAAAATTTGAAGGTTTCTTAAAAGTATATCTAGAAGGC
This region of Croceibacter atlanticus HTCC2559 genomic DNA includes:
- the groL gene encoding chaperonin GroEL (60 kDa chaperone family; promotes refolding of misfolded polypeptides especially under stressful conditions; forms two stacked rings of heptamers to form a barrel-shaped 14mer; ends can be capped by GroES; misfolded proteins enter the barrel where they are refolded when GroES binds); the encoded protein is MAKDIKFDLAARDGIKRGVDALANAVKVTLGPKGRNVIISKSFGAPQVTKDGVSVAKEIELEDALENMGAQMVKEVASKTNDLAGDGTTTATVLAQAIVAEGLKNVAAGANPMDLKRGIDKAVEALTKDLAKQSKEVGNSSEKIKQVASISANNDDQIGELIAQAFGKVGKEGVITVEEAKGTDTYVDVVEGMQFDRGFLSPYFVTDSEKMTTDLENPYILLVDKKVSSMKDLLPVLEPVAQTGKPLLIIAEDVDGEALATLVVNKLRGSLKIAAVKAPGFGDRRKAMLEDIAILTGGQVISEERGFTLENATIEQLGTAETVTIDKDNTTVVNGSGDKDMIKNRVNQIKSQIETTTSDYDKEKLQERLAKLSGGVAVLYVGAASEVEMKEKKDRVDDALHATRAAVEEGIVAGGGVALVRAKKVLEKLTSETLDETTGIQIVSKAIEAPLRTIVQNAGGEGSVVINKVLEGKKDFGYDAKTEQYVDMLKAGIIDPKKVTRIALENAASVAGMILTTECALIDIKEDNAGGGMPPMGGGMPGMM
- a CDS encoding co-chaperone GroES, whose product is MALNIKPLSDRVLVEPQAAETQTASGIYIPETAKEKPQKGKVVAVGGGKKDHDMTVKVGDIVLYGKYSGTELKLEGNDYLMMREDDILAVI
- the secG gene encoding preprotein translocase subunit SecG; the encoded protein is MSTFTIFLVLIVIVAFLLIVVIMVQNPKGGGLSSSFGGGGTQQLGGVKKTTDFLDKSTWTLATVMLALILLSNINLFGGAVSTESRILDEDAVPATTLPQSTPATNDAETTTQATDSVQ
- a CDS encoding LptE family protein, with protein sequence MKLKLIVIICLAFSITSCGIYSFSGADVGEAKTFQVNYINNNASIVEPGIERTFRLELQDLIQNQTNLGLSTEGADLIYEGEITEYYIAPITAVAENTAAQNRLTISVNIRFINTLEPENDLERRFSFYYDYPGGQQLIGSTLATALDEIYERLTQDIFNATLANW
- a CDS encoding sigma-54 interaction domain-containing protein, which produces MESVQVTKQRFGIIGNDTKLNRAIEKAIKVSPTDISVLVIGESGVGKESIPRIIHSLSHRKHAKYIAVNCGAIPEGTIDSELFGHEKGAFTGATQTRNGYFEVADGGTIFLDEVGELPLPTQVRLLRVLENGEFIKVGSSKVQKTNVRIVAATNVNMFEAINKEKFREDLYYRLSTIEIELPPLREREEDIHLLFRKFASDFALKYKMPTVRLTDEATALLQNYRWSGNIRQLRNVAEQLSVLEQSREVDARSLREYLPDMGKNLPAVVSKTKKDSDFSNEREILYKVLFDMKSDLNDLKKLTMELMKNGDSSQVKEDNESLIQKIYGEDDEVAEFEEELEDKFEVLQIPENNHPAERKEDKYHFAEEIEEEETLSLQDKELELIKKSLERHGGKRKAAAQELGISERTLYRKIKQYDLN
- the miaB gene encoding tRNA (N6-isopentenyl adenosine(37)-C2)-methylthiotransferase MiaB; this encodes MEKILDEKLQGNSLVLEQDATNKRKLFIESYGCAMNFSDSEIVASIMAKEGFNTTPNLEDADLVLVNTCSIRDKAEQTVRKRLEKYNAVKRDHNPNMKVGVLGCMAERLKSKFLEEEKIVDLVVGPDAYKDLPNLIKEVEEGRDAVNVILSKDETYGDVSPVRLQTNGVSAFVSITRGCDNMCTFCVVPFTRGRERSRDPQSILDEVRNLSENGYKEITLLGQNVDSYLWYGGGMKKDFSKATPMQQATATGFPQLLKMVAETFPNMRIRFSTSNPQDMTEDVIKTMAAYSNICKHIHLPVQSGSDRILKEMNRLHTREEYFSLIDTIRAYMPDCSISQDMIIGFPTETEQDHKDTLSLMEKVQYNFGYMYKYSERPGTMAGRKMEDDVPEEVKKRRLSEVVALQRQLSQLQTEKNIGKTVEVLVERESKKSDKEWSGRTSQNAVAVFPKEHYKVGDLVNVKIHDCTSATLIGNAIGYSGTN
- a CDS encoding LVIVD repeat-containing protein, which gives rise to MKAFYRISLFVISLLIVSCVQDDNGDFIDYQVAIPVTQSLTDFRASVSIEDPQPIQQPGKIYTYEDYIFVNDFFQGIHIIDNSNPENPVKLSYLKIPANQDIAVKDDILYADSGIDLVAFNISNITNITTVARLENVFPTYNELTPEGADFIDYSTFNADEDVIVGFTIETRREVFYDTAVVEASNDAGSGNTGQGGSLARFNITGDFLYAVDNFSLNVFDITNLDNPQDLGEEHVGWQIETIFSYEDYLYIGSTAGMFIYSLDTPSSPTYQSEISHIVGCDPVVVQGNFAYVTIRGGNLCGQDLSILEVINVEDKQNPFILEQYSLDQPYGLGVKDDLVFVCDQGVGLRVFNASQTPVLEQIQLFENATALDVIPQDDKLIMVSETSIFQYLYTEDGLTLLSEFNLL